The Desulfovibrio sp. genome has a window encoding:
- a CDS encoding peptidoglycan DD-metalloendopeptidase family protein, with translation MSLGPDSAAQVSLAADARKASAAQALAARVAPGQNPQNTQSPKIPEKAFGKILDSLTPEKAEAAGASPEVVKTLTGQAMNKRLSPGPSEEKKARDACEGFEAVFIGQMIKEMRKTVPKDGMLHGKHEDEYVSMFDEELSKTLTKQGGIGLADFMQRQLALGASSKKQQASPESQAGLRRTASESVVTAPVNKVQANGLRGRLFNQLRPSGLSGGQSVVLAADAVRPGTPPGPYAPVSAAPKQTSPGSLQGTPSQHMGLPGAQYLKGADVQLAATGVGAVAPVEGELTSEFGWRKDPFTGQRAWHNGVDIAAAEGTPVKSWRDGNVVFSGKMHGYGNLVVVEHADGVKSFYGHNKANSVAVGQAVKAGQVIAQVGQTGRATGPHLHFEVRVNDSAVNPSKLGGSMLAAAPEPERMIPDL, from the coding sequence ATGAGCCTGGGACCGGACAGCGCTGCCCAAGTCTCCCTGGCCGCGGACGCCCGCAAGGCGTCTGCGGCGCAGGCCTTGGCCGCTCGCGTAGCTCCGGGCCAGAACCCCCAGAATACCCAGAGCCCAAAGATCCCTGAAAAGGCTTTCGGAAAGATTCTCGATTCGCTCACGCCCGAAAAGGCCGAGGCGGCCGGGGCCAGCCCGGAAGTGGTGAAGACCCTGACGGGGCAGGCCATGAACAAACGCCTAAGCCCGGGACCGAGCGAGGAGAAAAAGGCCAGGGACGCCTGCGAGGGTTTCGAAGCCGTATTCATCGGCCAGATGATCAAGGAAATGCGCAAGACCGTCCCCAAGGACGGCATGCTCCACGGCAAGCACGAGGACGAATACGTCTCCATGTTCGATGAGGAGCTGTCCAAAACCCTGACCAAGCAGGGCGGAATTGGCCTTGCTGATTTCATGCAGCGCCAGCTCGCTCTTGGCGCTTCCTCGAAAAAACAGCAGGCCTCACCGGAATCGCAAGCGGGCCTCAGGCGAACGGCTTCGGAATCGGTGGTCACCGCTCCCGTGAACAAGGTGCAGGCGAACGGATTGCGGGGCAGATTGTTCAATCAGCTGCGTCCCTCGGGGCTTTCCGGCGGGCAAAGCGTGGTCCTGGCCGCTGACGCCGTCCGCCCGGGCACCCCCCCTGGTCCGTACGCTCCAGTGTCTGCCGCACCCAAGCAAACATCCCCCGGATCACTTCAGGGCACGCCCTCGCAGCATATGGGTCTTCCCGGCGCCCAATACCTAAAGGGTGCGGACGTCCAGCTTGCCGCTACCGGAGTAGGCGCGGTCGCGCCGGTTGAGGGCGAACTCACCTCCGAATTCGGCTGGCGCAAGGACCCCTTCACCGGGCAGCGCGCCTGGCACAACGGCGTGGACATCGCCGCGGCCGAGGGTACTCCGGTCAAATCCTGGCGGGACGGCAACGTTGTTTTCTCCGGAAAGATGCACGGATACGGCAATCTGGTGGTGGTGGAGCACGCGGACGGGGTCAAGAGTTTTTACGGCCACAACAAGGCCAATTCCGTTGCCGTGGGCCAGGCTGTGAAGGCTGGTCAGGTAATTGCACAAGTGGGTCAGACGGGCAGAGCCACAGGCCCCCATCTGCATTTCGAGGTGAGGGTGAACGACTCGGCGGTGAACCCGTCAAAGCTCGGCGGCTCAATGCTGGCAGCCGCTCCGGAACCCGAAAGGATGATACCGGATCTCTAA
- a CDS encoding flagellar basal body P-ring protein FlgI — protein MLKQRIHIVLLTALILAGLTSGEGWAARIKDVASFSGVRTNQLVGYGLVVGLGGTGDKRGSDFTIQSIWNMLDKMGVRVDKKTLRPANVAAVMVTCQMPATARPGTKLDVTVSSLGDASSLLGGVLLMTPMKGVDGEIYGLAQGPVAVGGFSASGAAASATKNVTTVATIPGGANVERSVPFDFNGQRDLTINLGYADFTTSQAIAKKINQAMGGGFARATDASTIKLEIPEQHRGNMVPLMATLENLEVTPDNKARVVVDEKTGTVVVGLNVKLTRSAVTHGNLQITIQESAEVSQPLPFAPIGAQTVVVPETAISATEENRKLRMVEGATLQELVEGLNVLKATPRDLISILKTLRSAGALHADLEVI, from the coding sequence ATGCTCAAGCAACGGATACACATTGTACTGCTGACGGCCTTGATCCTGGCCGGGCTGACCTCTGGGGAGGGGTGGGCGGCCAGGATCAAGGACGTGGCCTCCTTCTCGGGCGTGCGCACCAACCAGCTGGTGGGCTACGGCCTGGTGGTCGGTCTCGGCGGCACAGGCGACAAGCGCGGTTCGGATTTCACCATCCAGTCCATCTGGAACATGCTCGACAAGATGGGCGTGCGCGTTGACAAGAAGACCCTGCGGCCGGCCAACGTGGCCGCGGTCATGGTCACCTGCCAGATGCCCGCCACCGCCAGGCCCGGCACCAAGCTGGACGTGACGGTGTCGTCGCTTGGCGACGCGTCGAGCCTTTTGGGCGGCGTGCTTCTCATGACTCCCATGAAGGGCGTGGACGGCGAAATCTACGGCCTGGCCCAAGGGCCGGTGGCCGTGGGCGGCTTTTCAGCCTCCGGCGCGGCGGCTTCGGCCACCAAGAACGTCACCACGGTGGCCACCATACCCGGCGGAGCCAACGTGGAGCGCTCGGTTCCTTTCGATTTCAACGGGCAGCGTGATCTGACCATCAACCTGGGCTACGCGGACTTCACCACGTCCCAGGCCATAGCCAAGAAGATCAACCAGGCCATGGGCGGCGGTTTCGCACGCGCCACCGACGCCTCCACCATCAAGCTGGAGATTCCGGAGCAGCACCGGGGCAACATGGTCCCCCTCATGGCCACCCTCGAGAACCTTGAAGTCACTCCGGACAACAAGGCGCGCGTGGTGGTGGACGAGAAGACTGGCACCGTGGTGGTCGGACTCAATGTGAAGCTCACCCGCTCCGCCGTGACCCACGGCAACCTCCAGATCACAATTCAGGAATCCGCCGAGGTCTCCCAGCCGCTACCGTTCGCGCCCATCGGCGCCCAGACGGTGGTTGTACCGGAGACGGCCATCTCCGCCACCGAGGAAAACCGCAAGCTGCGAATGGTGGAAGGCGCCACGCTGCAGGAACTTGTGGAAGGCCTGAACGTATTGAAGGCCACGCCCCGCGACCTGATAAGCATTTTGAAGACCCTTCGCTCAGCCGGAGCCCTGCACGCCGATCTCGAGGTCATCTAA
- the flgN gene encoding flagellar export chaperone FlgN, translated as MTQRILENLSRQYQALKVLQFLQEEEFAHLKEFRPQSVGAVEFSIQELMRQLLVERKDARRMMLAVDPSAKRLQDLAPFFGDKWADAKSFLEKIDALEQGCAKQAEKSYSLALALFDQSSGYVDFFTQTLMPQKTSYGPRGVFGKSKPAPAMLRGAL; from the coding sequence ATGACCCAGCGCATCCTGGAAAATCTTTCCCGGCAGTATCAGGCCCTCAAAGTCCTGCAGTTCCTCCAGGAGGAAGAGTTTGCCCACCTGAAGGAGTTCAGGCCTCAATCCGTGGGTGCGGTGGAATTTTCCATCCAGGAGCTCATGCGCCAGCTTCTCGTTGAACGCAAAGATGCCCGCCGCATGATGCTCGCGGTTGATCCTTCCGCGAAGCGGCTCCAGGACCTGGCTCCCTTCTTCGGGGACAAGTGGGCCGACGCGAAGAGCTTTCTCGAAAAGATCGACGCTCTCGAACAGGGCTGCGCCAAGCAGGCCGAGAAGAGCTACTCCCTGGCCCTGGCCCTCTTTGATCAGTCCAGCGGCTACGTGGACTTCTTCACCCAGACGCTCATGCCGCAAAAAACCTCCTACGGTCCCCGGGGCGTCTTCGGCAAATCCAAGCCCGCTCCGGCAATGCTGAGGGGGGCCCTGTAA
- the flgL gene encoding flagellar hook-associated protein FlgL, whose protein sequence is MRVAQQMIYSSSLGYMNTSLSQLMESNLQAASQKKVNRPSDDPVGMSRILSYRDNLNAIDQYKTNISMAEGWLNLADSTLIQMNTVVTRVKELAEQAATGTLSADNRSEIASEVRQLFSQLVGMANTQFDGKAIFAGHKTDTNPFTEALWLTTNQQGVVSNAGFKINGFNQTTTLVQFTTSGLLSNGSPFRYSTDGGSTWTQGTVVDPGAPERLQLSLGGVSLELDRNTSVVATSATNTNDTNGTWMWIRPTAQYTGDDEDTITVDPLQGMGSTVTGSAMGSFNSNVIVRVDQTTTLASRVTYSYSLDGGATWKVSNSSTPDNTASSASLNLPGGVLTLHSNGGNQLTAGSMFVVRPRKGIINYDISPTERIAVNGIGKNIFGGVYQDPASNSARPVVIAGYSNATNLFETVGKLVGYLETNNQSGVQQALADLRSSSQTVLNYAADVGARENRLVVATGVLTNLYDNQTEQLSNIEDVDISALMTKLAQQQLAYQSVLKSTSMIMNLSLMNYL, encoded by the coding sequence ATGCGCGTCGCCCAACAGATGATCTACTCATCCAGCCTGGGCTACATGAACACCTCCCTGAGCCAGCTCATGGAGTCCAATCTGCAGGCCGCCAGCCAGAAGAAGGTCAACAGGCCTTCCGACGACCCCGTGGGCATGAGCCGCATATTGAGCTACCGGGACAACCTGAACGCCATCGACCAGTACAAGACCAACATTTCCATGGCCGAAGGGTGGCTCAACCTGGCCGACAGCACCCTGATCCAGATGAATACGGTCGTCACCCGGGTCAAGGAATTGGCGGAGCAGGCCGCGACCGGCACCCTTTCAGCCGACAACAGGTCCGAAATAGCCTCCGAGGTCAGGCAGCTGTTCAGTCAGCTTGTGGGAATGGCCAATACCCAGTTTGACGGAAAGGCCATTTTCGCCGGGCACAAGACGGACACCAATCCCTTTACCGAAGCCCTCTGGCTGACCACGAACCAGCAGGGTGTGGTCTCCAACGCCGGGTTCAAGATCAATGGCTTCAACCAGACCACGACCCTGGTTCAATTCACGACTTCCGGCCTGCTCTCCAACGGTTCTCCGTTCCGCTATTCAACTGACGGCGGCTCCACCTGGACCCAGGGAACCGTGGTGGATCCGGGAGCTCCGGAGAGGCTCCAGCTGTCGCTCGGAGGAGTGAGCCTGGAACTCGACAGGAACACGAGCGTCGTTGCCACCAGCGCCACCAACACCAACGACACCAACGGAACATGGATGTGGATAAGGCCCACCGCCCAATACACGGGAGACGACGAGGACACGATCACCGTCGATCCCCTGCAGGGCATGGGGTCCACCGTGACCGGTTCGGCCATGGGGTCTTTCAACAGCAACGTCATAGTGCGCGTGGACCAGACCACCACCCTGGCATCCAGGGTGACCTACTCGTACAGTCTGGACGGAGGGGCGACCTGGAAGGTGTCCAACTCGTCCACTCCGGACAATACCGCCAGCTCGGCCAGCCTGAACCTTCCCGGCGGCGTTTTGACCCTGCATTCAAATGGCGGGAACCAACTCACGGCCGGGAGCATGTTCGTTGTCCGCCCGCGCAAGGGCATAATAAATTACGACATTTCGCCAACGGAACGCATCGCGGTAAACGGCATAGGCAAGAACATCTTCGGCGGCGTCTACCAGGACCCGGCGAGCAACTCCGCCAGGCCAGTGGTCATAGCGGGGTACTCCAACGCCACGAACCTCTTTGAAACCGTGGGCAAGCTGGTGGGCTATCTGGAGACCAACAACCAGTCGGGAGTGCAGCAGGCCCTGGCGGATCTCAGATCATCAAGCCAGACGGTTCTCAATTACGCGGCGGACGTGGGTGCGCGCGAGAACAGGCTGGTGGTGGCCACAGGCGTGCTCACCAATCTCTACGACAACCAGACCGAGCAGCTTTCGAACATCGAA
- the flgA gene encoding flagellar basal body P-ring formation protein FlgA has translation MSQHTLWVRRVGVFLTAIAASAAVFAVSAALGAGVMDWKLKVAPAVAVTGDRVMLGDIAEPIGKIDPESWRILASTPLWPFPGREGQITLTRKKILEDLDRLFPNAEGNFHVPEQVVIRKGGGKPVATNDVERMIVDFLTTNMTGQDGEIEVKEISLPGQLFIDNELERMSVEGVGNMVPGRVNLRLTVSTPDGRVLRQIAANAFVNVWKVIPVASRPLNMREGALGSDKVTFERRNLAFVRGTPWNTNDPVPMRVKGSINQGTPLTTETLEPMPAILKGEQITCLWRGVNVQLVMPVTAITDGAKGGAITVRNVQSGKELAAIVQDSKTVLAK, from the coding sequence ATGTCTCAGCATACGCTTTGGGTTCGCCGGGTGGGCGTGTTTCTCACGGCGATAGCGGCATCTGCGGCCGTGTTCGCGGTCAGCGCCGCTTTGGGGGCCGGAGTTATGGACTGGAAGCTCAAGGTCGCCCCGGCTGTCGCGGTGACCGGCGACCGGGTCATGCTGGGCGACATCGCCGAACCAATAGGCAAGATAGACCCCGAATCCTGGCGCATATTGGCCTCGACTCCTCTGTGGCCCTTCCCCGGGCGCGAAGGACAGATCACCCTGACGCGCAAGAAGATCCTTGAAGATCTGGACCGGCTTTTCCCCAACGCCGAGGGCAATTTTCACGTGCCCGAGCAGGTGGTGATCAGAAAGGGCGGAGGCAAGCCAGTAGCCACCAACGACGTGGAACGCATGATCGTCGACTTTCTGACAACCAACATGACCGGCCAGGACGGGGAGATCGAGGTCAAGGAAATTTCCCTGCCCGGCCAGCTCTTCATCGACAACGAGCTGGAGCGGATGAGCGTTGAGGGCGTGGGCAACATGGTGCCTGGCCGGGTGAACCTGCGCCTGACCGTGTCCACCCCCGACGGGCGGGTGCTCAGGCAAATCGCCGCCAACGCCTTCGTGAACGTCTGGAAGGTTATTCCCGTGGCCTCGCGCCCGCTCAACATGCGCGAAGGTGCCCTGGGCTCGGACAAGGTAACCTTTGAACGGCGTAATCTCGCCTTTGTGCGGGGAACCCCGTGGAACACCAACGACCCCGTTCCCATGCGGGTCAAGGGATCCATCAACCAGGGAACGCCGCTTACTACGGAAACCCTGGAGCCCATGCCCGCCATTCTCAAGGGCGAGCAGATCACCTGCCTGTGGCGCGGGGTCAATGTTCAGCTGGTCATGCCCGTGACCGCCATTACCGACGGAGCCAAGGGCGGGGCGATAACGGTACGCAATGTGCAAAGCGGCAAGGAACTGGCCGCCATTGTCCAGGACTCCAAGACTGTCCTGGCCAAGTAG
- the flgG gene encoding flagellar basal-body rod protein FlgG, which yields MMRSLYSATTGMVAMQLQIDTMSNNLANVNTLGFKKSRAEFEDLMYQTLNVAGTQNEGGSRLPTGIQVGMGVKPTTVHKFFQQGDFQNTGNQLDLAISGQGFFRLQDPAGNDVYTRAGAFKLNQDGTVVNANGYTLQPTFTIPSQATNVVVTERGVINATDSSGNVLATTTIPLYTFINPAGLTAQGRNVYKTTDASGAAQELTPGDQNAGTLVQGFLEMSNVSMVDEMVGLIVGQRAYEANSKTIATSDAMLQTAANLKR from the coding sequence ATGATGCGTTCGCTCTATTCGGCAACCACCGGCATGGTGGCCATGCAGCTTCAGATAGACACGATGTCCAACAACTTGGCCAACGTGAACACCCTGGGCTTCAAGAAGAGCCGGGCCGAGTTCGAGGACCTGATGTACCAGACCTTGAACGTGGCCGGCACCCAGAACGAAGGCGGCTCGCGCCTGCCCACCGGCATCCAGGTGGGCATGGGCGTGAAGCCCACCACGGTGCACAAGTTCTTCCAGCAGGGCGATTTCCAGAACACCGGAAACCAGCTGGATCTGGCCATCTCCGGCCAGGGGTTCTTCCGTCTCCAGGATCCGGCGGGCAACGACGTGTACACCCGGGCCGGGGCCTTCAAGCTCAATCAGGACGGCACCGTGGTCAATGCCAACGGGTACACACTGCAACCGACCTTCACCATACCGTCCCAGGCCACCAACGTCGTGGTGACGGAACGCGGGGTGATAAACGCCACGGATTCCAGCGGCAACGTTTTGGCCACAACCACCATTCCGCTCTACACGTTCATCAACCCGGCCGGCCTCACCGCCCAGGGGCGCAACGTGTACAAAACCACGGATGCTTCCGGCGCGGCCCAGGAACTCACTCCCGGCGACCAGAACGCCGGTACGCTGGTCCAGGGCTTTCTGGAGATGTCCAACGTCTCCATGGTCGATGAAATGGTGGGGCTCATCGTGGGCCAGAGGGCCTACGAGGCCAACTCCAAGACCATCGCCACCTCGGACGCCATGCTTCAAACCGCCGCGAACCTCAAACGGTAA
- the flgF gene encoding flagellar basal-body rod protein FlgF, whose product MQQSSISALFGALSNETRLNLIANNLANANTAGYKADKVSFQDVFQRMATDYNPDARNDLQQKQLLPRPIVVAKPRLAEQTVDMTQGSLENTGNTFDVAISGPGFFRIQTPEGQFLTRNGQFYRNNQGLLVTNQGYPVLGQSGNVTIPDGQVVSITPDGQVVVDSQIVGTIDVVDVADPKTLSKVGQSFFTGLNGAQAVTRPVDGTRTSLNQGYIEKPNVQVVTEMVGMIEAHRSFEAYTKIITSTQDMDRDATTKVGETR is encoded by the coding sequence ATGCAACAAAGCTCAATCAGCGCGCTGTTCGGGGCGTTAAGCAACGAAACGCGTCTTAATCTCATAGCCAATAATTTGGCGAACGCGAACACAGCCGGGTACAAGGCCGACAAGGTCTCGTTCCAGGACGTGTTCCAGCGCATGGCCACCGACTACAACCCGGATGCGCGAAACGACCTGCAACAGAAGCAGCTTTTGCCCAGGCCCATTGTGGTGGCCAAGCCCCGCCTGGCTGAACAGACCGTGGACATGACCCAGGGCAGCCTGGAGAACACGGGCAACACCTTCGACGTGGCCATCAGCGGGCCAGGGTTCTTTCGAATCCAGACCCCGGAAGGCCAGTTCCTGACCAGAAACGGTCAATTCTACCGCAACAACCAGGGGCTTCTGGTCACCAACCAGGGCTACCCGGTGCTCGGCCAGTCGGGCAACGTCACCATTCCGGACGGCCAGGTGGTGTCCATCACCCCGGACGGCCAGGTGGTTGTGGACAGCCAGATCGTGGGCACCATCGACGTGGTGGACGTGGCCGACCCCAAAACGCTTTCAAAGGTGGGCCAGAGCTTCTTCACCGGCTTGAACGGCGCCCAGGCCGTCACCCGTCCGGTTGACGGCACCAGAACCTCTCTCAACCAGGGCTACATAGAAAAACCCAACGTGCAAGTGGTGACGGAGATGGTGGGAATGATCGAAGCCCACCGCTCCTTCGAGGCATACACCAAAATCATCACCAGTACCCAGGATATGGACAGGGACGCCACCACCAAGGTCGGCGAAACCCGTTAG
- the flgK gene encoding flagellar hook-associated protein FlgK, whose translation MAGITSLLNIGQKALFASQVGIEVTGQNIANVNTEGYSRQRVIFEDSLYVDSQPGQMGTGVDAASIIRMFDKFIESSYNTKASSAERYNSLYQMMRSVESTFNDASGSGVAKALSKFFTDWQNLSLDPGSYPQRQNVLSDTQSLMSILAQADSDLNTIWQQANNYIAQDVNSLNSLLKDITDINKQIVIHDNPPGNNANGLYDERARKIRALAQLIDVNVVDNGGGNMTIMDRAGHTLLDGVNYFELKLESNKVIKQLVTGSSFDGNVYFGGTDNFEYTVKVTQDGDVSSGSSAAQFQVSLDGGVTWLRSDSGAIKTFYARPESLSVNAGNLNIYFGQNSNSTITPTGMLQAGDKFTIVPKSGLFWYTSAATPINVTPQIYMNGEDNMTRVTGGSLAGNFQLRDYNIGRYRERLDAMVKTLIWETNRIHSQGSGTKMFTDVTGTYQVRSADVALGSDSSNLTFASKLTSGASMMYVYDSSTGQLVSNSFLDFDSTQGGLQLFNPHLHTLSDVAGAVNNTFGNFLTATVVNNELQINAKAGYTFGFGTDATGLWAALGINTFFAGDTARTMIINPKCGADSGFVNAGHINGAAESNQGDNITALNIAALRTKAVTIGTSIDAPTTQSIQAYYASLVGVVGADTESAQFNYSYESSLANDLKNRQLEVSGVNLDEEMSNLVKFQHSYQAAAKMISAADQMWQTVLGLKQ comes from the coding sequence ATGGCCGGCATCACGTCCCTTCTCAATATCGGCCAGAAGGCGCTGTTCGCCTCGCAGGTCGGTATTGAAGTCACCGGCCAGAACATAGCCAACGTCAATACCGAGGGCTATTCCAGGCAAAGGGTGATCTTCGAGGACTCTCTCTATGTCGATTCCCAGCCCGGCCAGATGGGAACGGGCGTCGATGCCGCGTCGATTATCCGGATGTTCGACAAGTTCATAGAGAGTTCCTACAACACCAAAGCCTCTTCCGCGGAACGCTACAACTCGCTCTACCAGATGATGCGCTCTGTGGAGTCCACATTCAACGACGCCAGCGGAAGCGGCGTAGCCAAAGCGCTCAGCAAGTTCTTCACCGACTGGCAGAACCTGAGCCTGGACCCCGGCAGCTACCCGCAGCGCCAGAACGTCCTGTCCGACACCCAGTCCCTCATGTCCATCCTGGCTCAGGCCGATTCGGACCTGAACACCATCTGGCAGCAGGCCAACAACTACATTGCTCAGGACGTGAATTCCCTGAACAGCCTGCTTAAGGACATCACGGACATCAACAAGCAGATCGTCATCCACGACAACCCCCCGGGCAACAACGCCAACGGCCTCTACGACGAGCGGGCCCGGAAAATCCGCGCCCTGGCTCAGCTCATCGACGTGAACGTGGTGGACAACGGCGGCGGAAACATGACGATCATGGACAGGGCCGGGCATACCCTGCTTGACGGCGTGAATTATTTCGAGCTCAAGCTCGAGAGCAACAAGGTGATCAAACAGCTGGTCACGGGCTCGAGCTTTGACGGCAACGTCTATTTCGGCGGCACCGACAACTTCGAATATACCGTCAAGGTGACCCAGGACGGCGACGTCTCTTCGGGCTCCTCCGCGGCGCAGTTCCAGGTGTCCTTGGATGGCGGAGTCACCTGGCTCAGGAGCGACTCGGGAGCCATCAAGACCTTCTACGCGCGCCCGGAAAGCCTCTCGGTGAACGCCGGGAACTTGAACATTTATTTCGGCCAGAATTCCAACTCGACCATAACGCCCACCGGAATGCTCCAGGCGGGCGACAAGTTCACCATCGTGCCCAAGTCCGGGTTGTTCTGGTACACGTCCGCGGCCACGCCCATCAACGTGACCCCGCAGATATACATGAACGGCGAGGACAACATGACCCGGGTAACCGGGGGCAGCCTGGCCGGAAATTTCCAGCTCAGGGACTACAACATCGGGCGCTACAGGGAACGCCTCGACGCGATGGTCAAGACCCTCATCTGGGAGACCAACCGCATCCACAGCCAAGGTTCGGGGACCAAGATGTTCACCGACGTGACCGGCACCTACCAGGTCAGGTCGGCCGATGTGGCCCTGGGGTCCGACTCCTCGAACCTGACCTTCGCCTCCAAGCTCACTTCGGGCGCGTCCATGATGTACGTGTACGATTCCTCGACCGGGCAGCTGGTATCCAACAGCTTCCTGGATTTCGACTCGACCCAGGGCGGACTCCAGCTCTTCAACCCGCACCTGCACACCCTCTCGGACGTGGCCGGAGCCGTGAACAACACCTTCGGCAACTTTCTTACCGCCACCGTGGTCAACAACGAGCTGCAGATAAACGCCAAGGCCGGGTATACGTTCGGATTCGGCACCGATGCCACGGGGCTGTGGGCGGCGCTTGGAATAAACACCTTCTTCGCTGGCGACACCGCCCGCACCATGATCATAAACCCCAAGTGCGGAGCGGACTCCGGATTCGTCAACGCGGGTCACATAAACGGAGCGGCCGAGTCGAACCAGGGCGACAACATCACTGCGCTCAACATCGCCGCGCTTCGCACCAAGGCCGTGACCATAGGCACGTCCATAGACGCCCCCACCACCCAGTCCATCCAGGCATACTACGCCAGTCTGGTGGGCGTTGTGGGAGCGGACACCGAAAGCGCCCAGTTCAACTATTCCTATGAAAGCTCGTTGGCCAATGATCTCAAAAACCGCCAACTGGAAGTATCCGGCGTGAACCTGGATGAAGAAATGTCCAACCTGGTAAAGTTTCAGCACTCTTACCAGGCTGCCGCAAAAATGATCTCCGCGGCCGACCAGATGTGGCAGACCGTGCTGGGACTCAAACAATAA
- a CDS encoding flagellar basal body L-ring protein FlgH: MNKKTVLTWAACALAVAGTACAPPAQKQPSPMSSLTPPVMQAPSPSVNPGSLYSQAAQPNYLYEDNRARRIGDIVMVNVVEKSNAKNKSKTKSNGKNTMDMNVNNYFNQHSMTPIPGNSLLKGATGLDLAGAVGMQGYVGTGTPIVNTSRNNQFDSDGETSRESTVTYTIGCRVVNILPGGVMQVEGARQVRVNDDTQIMVVRGLLRPMDVGPDNTVSSTSLAEAQVDMFGTGVLADRQKPGWLSRILDNMWPF; encoded by the coding sequence ATGAACAAGAAAACGGTATTGACCTGGGCCGCATGCGCTCTGGCCGTTGCGGGCACAGCCTGCGCGCCTCCGGCGCAGAAGCAGCCGAGCCCCATGTCCTCGCTCACCCCGCCGGTGATGCAGGCGCCGTCCCCTTCCGTGAACCCGGGGTCGCTCTATTCGCAGGCCGCACAGCCCAATTATCTCTATGAGGACAACCGGGCCAGGCGCATCGGCGACATCGTCATGGTCAACGTGGTGGAGAAGTCCAACGCCAAAAACAAGTCCAAGACCAAGTCCAATGGCAAGAACACCATGGACATGAACGTGAACAACTATTTCAACCAGCATTCCATGACCCCCATCCCGGGCAACAGCCTCCTCAAGGGAGCCACCGGGCTAGACCTGGCCGGGGCCGTTGGCATGCAGGGCTACGTGGGTACCGGAACCCCCATCGTGAACACCAGCAGGAACAACCAGTTCGACTCGGACGGCGAAACGAGCCGCGAGTCCACTGTCACCTACACCATCGGGTGCAGAGTGGTGAACATCCTGCCCGGCGGAGTGATGCAGGTGGAGGGCGCCCGCCAGGTGCGCGTCAACGACGACACGCAGATCATGGTGGTGCGCGGGCTTCTGCGCCCCATGGACGTGGGCCCGGACAACACGGTGTCCTCCACGTCTTTGGCTGAAGCGCAGGTGGACATGTTCGGCACCGGCGTGCTGGCCGACCGGCAAAAACCCGGCTGGCTCTCTAGAATCTTAGACAATATGTGGCCTTTCTAG